A single Epinephelus lanceolatus isolate andai-2023 chromosome 22, ASM4190304v1, whole genome shotgun sequence DNA region contains:
- the LOC117272725 gene encoding fatty acid-binding protein, intestinal-like — MEANGHSQSYGLLVLHHQLPSTHSQPAAMAFNGTWKVDRSDNYDKFMEQMGINIMKRKLAEHDNLKITIEQTGDKFHLKESSTFRTKDIDFTLGVPFDYSLADGTEVSGTWEMDGDMLKGKFTRKDNSKVLTTTRAVVGGELVQTYNYEGVDAKRIFKKQ, encoded by the exons ATGGAGGCCAACGGGCATTCACAATCCTACGGTCTGCTTGTGCTTCATCACCAGCTGCCTTCTACCCACAGCCAGCCTGCAGCCATGGCGTTCAACGGAACCTGGAAGGTCGACCGCAGCGATAACTATGACAAGTTCATGGAGCAAAtgg GTATTAACATCATGAAGAGAAAGCTGGCAGAGCATGACAACCTGAAGATCACCATTGAGCAGACCGGGGACAAGTTCCACCTCAAAGAGTCCAGCACTTTCCGCACCAAAGACATCGACTTCACCCTGGGCGTCCCGTTCGACTACAGCCTGGCTGATGGCACAGAAGTCTCA GGTACGTGGGAGATGGATGGTGACATGCTGAAAGGAAAGTTCACCAGGAAAGACAACAGCAAGGTCCTGACCACCACCAGAGCAGTGGTGGGAGGAGAGCTCGTACAG ACTTATAACTATGAGGGAGTGGATGCTAAGAGGATTTTCAAGAAGCAGTAA